From one Bacteroidales bacterium genomic stretch:
- a CDS encoding CoA-binding protein translates to MAELKKTVVIGASPNPSRFSFKAVQLLTAHGHPVEAIGRHTGSIDNIMIRTEKPVIEGVDTVTMYLAPANQPAMYDYILHVLKPKRIIFNPGTENDRLARMAENDGIKVVEDCTLILLSRGLY, encoded by the coding sequence ATGGCGGAGTTGAAAAAAACAGTGGTAATAGGAGCCAGCCCAAATCCTTCACGATTTTCATTTAAAGCTGTTCAATTGTTGACAGCTCACGGGCATCCTGTGGAGGCCATTGGAAGACATACCGGCTCAATTGACAACATCATGATCCGGACAGAAAAACCTGTAATTGAAGGGGTGGACACAGTAACCATGTATCTTGCACCTGCAAATCAACCCGCCATGTATGATTATATTCTGCATGTTCTCAAGCCGAAACGTATCATTTTTAACCCCGGAACAGAGAATGATAGATTGGCCAGAATGGCTGAAAATGACGGTATTAAAGTAGTTGAGGACTGCACATTGATCCTTCTCTCCCGGGGATTGTATTAG
- a CDS encoding XdhC family protein, translating into MAKLEEIANTGRRAALCIVTDTSGSTPRKAGSKMIVTEDGETFGTVGGGSIEHRVIDEARKVCRQSQPVKFIFDLEDDLQMQCGGNVEVYIEPVNPPMKLVIFGAGHVGSALGRYAQDFGFSIVYVDNRAELIEKQQQLGFEVILGDYITEGEKFESDKRTFFVVVTHKHAFDQELTGILGKKEFAFLGMIGSGRKVAEAKRFYLENNILTPTEIEKIDMPIGIKFNAQTPEEIAISILAKLIDVKNSI; encoded by the coding sequence TTGGCAAAATTAGAAGAAATAGCCAACACAGGCAGGCGCGCCGCACTCTGCATTGTAACCGACACTTCAGGCTCCACTCCACGCAAGGCAGGTTCAAAAATGATCGTCACTGAGGATGGCGAGACCTTTGGAACGGTTGGCGGCGGCAGTATCGAGCACCGGGTTATTGATGAAGCCCGCAAGGTTTGCAGGCAATCACAGCCCGTGAAGTTCATCTTCGACCTGGAAGACGATCTGCAGATGCAATGCGGCGGGAATGTAGAGGTTTATATCGAGCCGGTGAACCCTCCTATGAAGCTGGTCATTTTTGGAGCAGGGCATGTCGGTTCGGCACTTGGACGCTACGCACAGGATTTCGGATTCAGCATAGTGTATGTTGACAACCGGGCAGAGTTGATTGAAAAACAGCAGCAGCTTGGCTTTGAGGTCATTTTGGGAGATTATATCACTGAAGGGGAAAAGTTTGAATCCGATAAAAGGACCTTTTTTGTGGTGGTGACCCACAAACACGCCTTTGACCAGGAATTGACCGGCATTTTAGGAAAAAAGGAGTTTGCCTTCCTTGGCATGATCGGAAGCGGGCGAAAGGTTGCCGAAGCAAAGCGGTTCTATCTGGAAAACAACATACTGACACCAACCGAAATCGAAAAGATTGACATGCCCATCGGAATAAAATTCAATGCCCAAACCCCCGAAGAAATTGCCATCAGCATCCTTGCAAAGTTGATTGATGTGAAAAACTCTATTTAG
- a CDS encoding immune inhibitor A: MKTKLLTILLVLASLLIHAQSVRYSRIEVPLHALSPETIARLGLPFDFVQDSNFIWMELPDEEIAGITAAGVQYRVLIDDLETFYKQRNEGVDYRKVLEEQRRSGRYTVPANFSLGSMGGFCTYNEMLGHLANMHQLYPDLISVKDSVPGGQSVEGRPIYWYRISNDPGVTQSKPRVLYTALTHGREPGSMQQMLYFMYYLLENYANDDEINSLVDHTELYFIPCVNPDAYIYNQATNPSGGGLWRKNRRDNGNGSMGVDLNRNFGYMWGFNDFGSSPNPSSLTYRGTAPFSEPETQLIKSFCESYNFSIALNYHSYGNYLLQPWGYVSYLLSPDHDLFQEYGNLMTRENNYRYGVPGALLYVVNGDANDWLYGEQTTKSLCYSFTPEVGSGSDGFWPPVQRIIPLCEENLYQNIMAAKLAGFYATFYDLTPINLSKQRGWISFGIKRLGLSELPFTVTIEPVTDAFISIENSTFSASGNLLEVYKDSVEYILKPTVRPGDEIKLAITVSSDGFIFTDTIVKIFGSGQQLFFDDCSTMNNWESTKWNTSTSRSFSPTRSIGNAPSTFYSNNDSSLIILAQAIDLSDAQCAWLSFYASWDLNGGKDYVRLMASDDNGQTWNPLKGRLMENHFVIDDPETYVYRGESNEWLKDWISLTNYCGGNLMLGFFFTSDATVGRAGFYFDDFKIEVLDPQHTVKEINLTKGWNSISDLVVPQNDSLNYIFQNYTADLMILENLSGFYQPGNQQSGLIRWDETSGYFLKASDDFTLMLAGNKQTATILELNAGWNLIPVLSEYPFPISALTTIPSNTIEIIREASGINVFWPDQNIQTLDFLMPKGAYLVKLKQPALLIFGEN; the protein is encoded by the coding sequence ATGAAAACCAAACTACTCACCATTTTATTGGTGCTTGCATCGCTGTTAATACACGCTCAATCAGTAAGATACTCTCGTATTGAGGTACCACTTCATGCATTGTCCCCGGAAACCATTGCCAGGCTGGGTTTGCCATTTGATTTTGTTCAGGACAGCAATTTTATCTGGATGGAGCTTCCGGATGAAGAAATCGCCGGAATTACCGCAGCCGGTGTTCAATACCGGGTTTTAATCGACGATCTGGAAACCTTTTACAAACAAAGAAATGAGGGGGTAGATTACCGAAAGGTTCTTGAAGAACAGCGCCGCAGCGGGAGATACACCGTACCTGCAAATTTCTCTCTCGGTTCGATGGGAGGTTTTTGCACTTACAACGAAATGTTGGGGCACCTCGCCAATATGCATCAGCTTTACCCTGACCTGATCTCAGTAAAAGACAGTGTTCCGGGTGGACAATCCGTCGAAGGAAGGCCAATTTACTGGTACAGGATTTCCAATGATCCCGGGGTAACCCAATCGAAGCCGCGAGTGCTTTACACCGCGTTGACACATGGTCGCGAGCCGGGTTCGATGCAGCAGATGCTGTACTTTATGTATTATCTGCTCGAAAATTACGCGAATGATGATGAAATCAACTCGCTTGTCGATCACACTGAACTCTACTTTATTCCATGCGTCAATCCCGATGCATACATTTACAATCAGGCTACCAACCCTTCCGGGGGAGGCCTATGGCGCAAGAATCGCCGGGATAATGGAAACGGGTCGATGGGTGTTGACCTGAACCGTAATTTCGGGTACATGTGGGGTTTTAATGATTTTGGCTCCTCCCCTAACCCGTCCAGTCTTACTTACAGGGGAACTGCTCCATTTTCGGAGCCGGAAACACAATTGATTAAATCCTTTTGCGAATCATACAATTTTTCGATAGCACTCAATTACCACAGCTATGGGAACTACCTGCTGCAACCCTGGGGATATGTCTCTTACCTTCTTTCACCCGATCACGATCTTTTTCAGGAATACGGCAACCTGATGACCCGCGAAAATAACTATCGTTACGGCGTGCCGGGAGCATTGCTGTATGTTGTCAATGGCGATGCGAACGACTGGCTTTATGGCGAGCAAACAACTAAGTCCCTATGTTACTCATTCACGCCGGAAGTGGGCTCAGGCAGCGATGGATTTTGGCCTCCGGTGCAGCGCATCATTCCCCTTTGCGAAGAAAATCTTTATCAAAACATCATGGCTGCAAAACTCGCCGGGTTTTATGCGACATTTTATGATCTCACACCTATAAATCTCAGCAAACAAAGAGGTTGGATCAGTTTTGGCATAAAACGACTTGGTCTCAGTGAACTCCCTTTCACCGTCACCATCGAACCTGTAACCGATGCCTTTATTAGTATCGAAAATTCAACATTCTCAGCATCTGGCAACCTTTTGGAAGTTTACAAAGATTCAGTCGAATATATCCTTAAACCAACTGTGCGACCAGGCGATGAGATAAAATTAGCCATCACAGTCAGTTCAGATGGGTTCATCTTTACCGACACGATTGTCAAAATCTTTGGTAGCGGACAGCAACTGTTTTTTGACGATTGCTCAACCATGAACAACTGGGAGAGCACCAAATGGAACACCTCCACTTCCAGATCATTTTCTCCAACCCGATCCATTGGCAATGCACCTTCTACTTTTTATTCCAACAACGATTCAAGTCTAATAATACTGGCACAGGCTATCGACCTCTCTGATGCTCAGTGCGCATGGCTGAGTTTTTACGCTTCCTGGGATTTGAATGGCGGAAAGGATTATGTCAGGTTGATGGCATCCGATGATAACGGTCAGACATGGAATCCATTGAAAGGAAGGCTAATGGAGAATCATTTTGTCATCGACGATCCTGAAACTTATGTTTACAGGGGTGAAAGCAACGAATGGCTTAAAGATTGGATTTCGCTAACAAATTATTGTGGTGGTAATCTCATGCTTGGTTTCTTTTTCACAAGCGATGCAACAGTTGGAAGGGCAGGTTTTTATTTCGACGATTTTAAAATTGAGGTATTAGACCCACAACACACTGTGAAAGAGATTAACCTGACTAAAGGCTGGAACAGCATTTCAGATTTAGTTGTACCGCAAAATGATTCCCTGAATTATATTTTTCAAAATTATACCGCCGATCTGATGATACTCGAAAACCTCTCCGGATTCTATCAGCCTGGCAACCAGCAAAGCGGGCTGATCCGGTGGGATGAAACATCAGGATATTTTTTGAAAGCATCAGATGACTTTACCCTGATGCTCGCGGGTAACAAACAAACGGCCACCATCCTTGAACTCAATGCCGGATGGAATCTTATCCCAGTGCTTTCTGAATATCCTTTCCCCATTTCAGCATTGACAACCATTCCATCCAATACCATCGAAATAATCCGTGAAGCATCCGGAATCAACGTTTTCTGGCCGGATCAAAACATTCAAACGTTGGATTTCCTTATGCCCAAGGGCGCTTATCTGGTTAAGTTGAAACAGCCGGCATTGCTCATTTTTGGAGAAAACTAG
- the clpB gene encoding ATP-dependent chaperone ClpB — translation MNLNNFTLKAQESIQKAQEIATGLQHPQIENAHIIKGIVSSDENVVPFLLKKMDVDLNSLVREVDKLLATYPKVTGGQVYLSPDANTALQKALTFLKEFNDEFVTVEHIILGIISGKDKMATLLQEHGITRQRLVQAIKELRKGSGARSQTAEETYNALNRYAKNLNELAAAGKLDPVIGRDEEIRRILQILSRRTKNNPILIGEPGVGKTAIAEGIAHRIINGDVPENLKSKQIYSLDMGALIAGAKYKGEFEERLKSVVKEVIDSEGEIVMFIDEIHTLVGAGASEGAMDAANILKPALARGELRAIGATTLKEYQKYFEKDKALERRFQIVLVNEPDTLDAISILRGLKERYETHHHVRIKDEAIIAAVELSQRYITDRFLPDKAIDLIDEAASKLRLEINSLPEELDEIERRIKHLEIEREAIKREKDQGKLSELSQEIANLSENRNQLRAKWQAEKEVVEAIQLRKRDIEELKFQAEQAEREGDFGKVAEIRYGRVKQAEDDLEKLKAKLTTTQGDSPMINEEVDAEGIADIVSRWTGIPVSRMLQSEREKLLQLESHLHRRVVGQEEAIAAVSDAIRRSRAGLQDAKRPIGSFIFLGTTGVGKTELAKALAEFLFNDENSMVRLDMSEYQERHTVSRLIGAPPGYVGYDESGQLTEAVRRKPYSVVLLDEIEKAHPDVFNILLQVLDDGRLTDNKGRTVDFKNTIIIMTSNIGSHLIQEGLGSQSADDETRFEQVKTEVFELLRRTIRPEFLNRVDEIIMFRPLSSGQIGEIAALQVNLLKEMLEKNGVHISVTEAAIGWIAEAGFDPHYGARPVKRVIQKQLMNELSKMILSGKVNREETIIIDAGKDGLNFK, via the coding sequence ATGAACTTAAATAATTTCACCCTTAAAGCGCAGGAGAGCATCCAAAAGGCCCAGGAAATTGCTACCGGTTTGCAGCATCCGCAGATTGAGAATGCACATATTATTAAAGGTATCGTCTCGTCAGATGAAAATGTAGTTCCATTTCTGCTGAAAAAAATGGATGTTGACTTAAATTCCCTGGTCAGAGAGGTTGACAAGTTGCTTGCCACCTACCCGAAAGTTACGGGCGGACAGGTTTATCTTTCGCCGGATGCAAACACAGCACTTCAAAAAGCCTTAACTTTTCTGAAAGAATTTAACGATGAATTTGTGACTGTGGAGCACATTATTTTAGGCATCATTTCGGGAAAAGACAAGATGGCTACCTTACTCCAGGAACACGGAATAACGCGTCAACGCCTTGTACAGGCCATTAAAGAACTGCGCAAAGGTTCAGGCGCCAGGAGCCAGACTGCCGAAGAAACTTACAATGCACTGAACCGCTATGCAAAAAATCTAAACGAGCTGGCTGCTGCAGGCAAACTTGACCCGGTGATAGGCCGCGATGAGGAGATCAGGAGAATCCTGCAAATCCTTTCGCGCCGAACGAAAAACAACCCAATATTAATAGGTGAACCTGGCGTGGGTAAAACTGCCATTGCCGAAGGAATTGCCCACCGGATCATCAATGGCGATGTGCCGGAAAACCTCAAATCCAAGCAGATTTATTCGTTGGATATGGGGGCATTGATTGCCGGCGCAAAATACAAAGGAGAATTTGAGGAGCGGCTGAAAAGCGTTGTGAAAGAGGTAATTGACTCAGAAGGTGAAATTGTGATGTTCATTGACGAAATTCATACCCTTGTGGGCGCCGGCGCCAGCGAAGGCGCCATGGATGCTGCAAACATTCTGAAACCCGCCCTTGCAAGGGGTGAACTTCGGGCAATTGGGGCAACAACTTTGAAAGAGTACCAGAAATATTTTGAGAAAGATAAAGCGTTGGAGCGGCGTTTCCAGATTGTTTTAGTAAACGAACCCGATACACTGGATGCCATTTCAATCTTACGTGGTCTGAAAGAGCGATACGAAACCCATCATCACGTGAGAATCAAGGACGAAGCTATCATCGCAGCAGTGGAATTGTCGCAGCGCTATATCACCGATCGTTTTTTGCCTGATAAGGCCATTGACCTGATTGACGAAGCTGCATCGAAACTCCGACTCGAAATCAATTCATTACCGGAGGAACTGGACGAAATTGAGCGCAGGATAAAGCACCTTGAGATTGAACGTGAGGCAATTAAAAGAGAGAAAGATCAGGGAAAACTGAGCGAACTTTCGCAGGAGATCGCTAATTTGTCGGAAAATCGTAACCAGTTGCGTGCTAAATGGCAGGCAGAAAAGGAGGTGGTTGAAGCCATTCAGTTGCGGAAGCGGGACATCGAAGAGTTGAAGTTCCAGGCTGAGCAGGCCGAACGCGAGGGGGACTTCGGTAAAGTAGCCGAAATACGCTATGGGCGGGTTAAGCAGGCTGAAGATGATCTTGAAAAACTCAAGGCTAAACTAACTACGACCCAGGGCGACAGCCCGATGATCAACGAAGAGGTGGATGCAGAGGGCATTGCTGATATCGTATCCCGCTGGACGGGAATCCCTGTGAGCAGAATGTTGCAAAGTGAGCGCGAAAAATTACTGCAACTGGAATCCCATCTACACCGCAGGGTTGTTGGACAGGAAGAGGCTATAGCTGCTGTTTCGGATGCCATTCGCCGCAGCCGTGCCGGGCTCCAGGATGCCAAACGTCCGATCGGCTCGTTCATTTTTCTGGGAACTACCGGAGTCGGTAAAACCGAGCTGGCCAAGGCATTGGCTGAATTTCTTTTTAACGACGAAAACTCGATGGTTCGGCTCGACATGTCGGAATACCAGGAACGCCATACTGTTTCCAGGTTGATCGGAGCGCCTCCGGGGTATGTGGGTTATGACGAAAGCGGCCAACTGACAGAAGCTGTCCGGCGCAAGCCTTACTCGGTAGTGCTGCTCGACGAAATCGAAAAAGCCCATCCTGATGTGTTTAATATCCTGCTGCAGGTGCTCGATGATGGCCGCCTCACCGACAACAAAGGGCGAACGGTAGATTTTAAAAATACCATCATCATCATGACCTCCAACATCGGTTCTCACCTGATTCAGGAAGGATTGGGTTCACAGTCGGCAGATGACGAAACCAGGTTTGAACAGGTTAAAACGGAAGTGTTTGAGTTGCTCCGCCGAACCATCAGGCCGGAGTTCCTCAACCGGGTGGATGAAATCATCATGTTCAGGCCACTCTCTTCAGGGCAAATCGGGGAGATTGCTGCACTGCAGGTCAACCTGCTCAAAGAGATGCTTGAGAAAAATGGAGTACACATCAGTGTTACCGAAGCTGCAATCGGATGGATCGCTGAAGCCGGGTTCGATCCCCATTACGGCGCCCGCCCGGTGAAACGTGTAATCCAGAAACAACTGATGAACGAACTCTCAAAAATGATCCTTTCCGGCAAAGTAAACCGGGAAGAGACAATCATTATTGATGCGGGTAAGGATGGGTTGAATTTCAAATGA
- the prmC gene encoding peptide chain release factor N(5)-glutamine methyltransferase: MQSAARLPVLAISSNFAKIFIITFNFNENRVNFKTNKIKDIRETYLLELNKIYTGNEAASFLDHILEHRLGITRIQRALNPELRLSESDMLKVHFDVKELKKFRPIQYIFGETVFFGLQLLVDEHVLIPRPETEELVLWIVGEHKNQGPLSILDIGTGSGCIALALKKELPLATVQGCDVSADALKIAEKNAAANNLTVSFFLMDMLKPDEWTRQPQFDVIVSNPPYVTNAEKQLMQPNVLNYEPAGALFVSDEDPLVFYRSILHFAENQIRPGGKIYFEINERFGDQMIRLLTDAGYQNVELRKDLSGKDRMISGLKPF; this comes from the coding sequence ATGCAGAGTGCGGCGCGCCTGCCTGTGTTGGCTATTTCTTCTAATTTTGCCAAAATTTTTATCATCACATTCAATTTTAATGAGAATCGGGTGAATTTTAAAACAAACAAAATTAAAGATATTCGGGAAACCTACCTGCTGGAGTTGAATAAAATCTACACCGGCAATGAAGCAGCCAGTTTCCTTGATCATATTTTGGAACACCGGCTGGGCATCACCCGGATTCAGCGTGCACTCAATCCTGAATTGCGGCTGAGCGAGTCGGACATGCTCAAGGTTCATTTTGATGTGAAGGAGTTGAAGAAATTCAGGCCAATCCAGTATATTTTCGGAGAAACGGTATTCTTCGGTCTCCAACTTCTGGTTGATGAACATGTGCTGATCCCCCGCCCTGAAACCGAAGAGTTGGTTTTGTGGATTGTCGGCGAACATAAAAATCAGGGACCACTCTCTATCCTTGATATTGGAACGGGAAGCGGTTGCATCGCGCTTGCCCTGAAAAAAGAGCTGCCTCTGGCAACAGTGCAGGGATGCGATGTAAGTGCCGATGCCCTGAAGATTGCCGAAAAAAACGCAGCCGCCAACAACCTTACGGTTAGCTTCTTCCTGATGGACATGCTGAAACCTGACGAATGGACCAGGCAACCGCAGTTTGATGTGATCGTGAGCAACCCGCCGTATGTCACCAATGCTGAAAAGCAACTTATGCAGCCCAATGTGCTGAATTATGAGCCGGCCGGTGCTTTGTTTGTCAGTGATGAGGATCCGTTGGTTTTTTACCGGAGTATTCTCCATTTCGCTGAAAACCAAATCAGGCCGGGAGGAAAAATTTATTTCGAGATCAACGAGCGTTTTGGAGATCAGATGATCCGTTTACTCACTGATGCAGGCTACCAAAATGTTGAACTCCGGAAAGACCTTTCAGGGAAGGATCGGATGATTTCGGGATTGAAGCCATTTTGA